In a genomic window of Panthera tigris isolate Pti1 chromosome D4, P.tigris_Pti1_mat1.1, whole genome shotgun sequence:
- the LOC122232923 gene encoding uncharacterized protein LOC122232923 isoform X3 produces the protein MRRPPRRATRAHLAAARRLPGYGHSRLGVPVLPAKFVSVRARRSESCARLPRAEPREGPQAPFEAPCLLGPLLARPPAAATPPRGSRAVRSCSSSCPALPPWRPGSLGARSGPRHRVDGDQDSVLCSAAVERAFALERLPQAASVRPGCPASPLLRPEDGTIRALPRWILGMREMEILTYVNTENSFLDLPDHHVLGNLESRRGSTYTTWGPKGNAVDAYTGATGSQRLDTHATTSLKPPMGAGVSCSFQRARLLVPHHDRSCSHATPSTQDTGLQACQDDGQSLCQRTRLSFPSLQHPVTLRFQDHESQPLPGACVVQGGLAPSAQRGLS, from the exons ATGCGCCGGCCTCCGCGGCGGGCTACGCGTGCGCACCTCGCGGCGGCTCGCCGGTTGCCTGGTTACGGCCACTCGCGGCTCGGGGTTCCAGTTCTGCCCGCGAAGTTCGTTTCCGTCCGCGCCCGGCGCTCGGAAAGCTGTGCCCGTCTGCCCCGCGCGGAGCCCCGGGAGGGTCCGCAGGCGCCCTTCGAGGCCCCCTGCCTGCTCGGCCCCCTGCTTGCTCGGCCCCCGGCTGCAGCCACGCCGCCCCGCGGCTCGCGCGCCGTCCGCTCCTGCTCCTCTtcctgccccgccctgcccccatgGAGGCCTGGCTCCCTCGGCGCCCGGTCTGGTCCCCGACACCGCGTGGACGGAGACCAGGACTCCGTTCTGTGTTCCGCAGCCGTTGAGCGGGCGTTTGCGTTGGAGCGCCTCCCCCAGGCAGCGAGTGTCAGGCCGGGCTGCCCTGCTAGCCCCCTGCTCCGCCCCGAGGATGGCACCATCAGAGCCCTCCCACGGTGGATCTTAGGGATGAGGG AAATGGAGATCCTAACCTATGTCAACACAGAGAATAG CTTCCTTGACCTCCCTGACCATCACGTCCTCGGCAACCTGGAGTCCAGGCGGGGGAGCACCTACACAACTTGGGGGCCAAAAGGAAATGCTGTTGATGCTTATACCGGAGCAACAG GCTCCCAGAGGCTGGATACACATGCCACCACCTCCCTGAAGCCCCCCATGGGGGCTGGCGTCAGCTGCTCTTTCCAGAGGGCAAGATTGTTAGTTCCTCATCATGACCGGAGCTGTAGTCACGCGACCCCGAGCACACAGGACACAGGGCTGCAGGCTTGCCAGGACGATGGGCAGAGCCTATGCCAGAGAACCCGGCTGTCCTTTCCATCATTGCAGCACCCTGTCACACTGCGTTTTCAGGATCACGAGAGTCAGCCTCTCCCAGGAGCCTGCGTTGTCCAGGGAGGACTGGCACCGAGCGCCCAGAgggggctgagctga
- the LOC122232923 gene encoding uncharacterized protein LOC122232923 isoform X1 — MRRPPRRATRAHLAAARRLPGYGHSRLGVPVLPAKFVSVRARRSESCARLPRAEPREGPQAPFEAPCLLGPLLARPPAAATPPRGSRAVRSCSSSCPALPPWRPGSLGARSGPRHRVDGDQDSVLCSAAVERAFALERLPQAASVRPGCPASPLLRPEDGTIRALPRWILGMRGAAVCILIFPVRIERFGRRGSSHPDPGPLTRTPAWQGEGKVAACPRSPQLLPEGRKGGSFLDLPDHHVLGNLESRRGSTYTTWGPKGNAVDAYTGATGSQRLDTHATTSLKPPMGAGVSCSFQRARLLVPHHDRSCSHATPSTQDTGLQACQDDGQSLCQRTRLSFPSLQHPVTLRFQDHESQPLPGACVVQGGLAPSAQRGLS; from the exons ATGCGCCGGCCTCCGCGGCGGGCTACGCGTGCGCACCTCGCGGCGGCTCGCCGGTTGCCTGGTTACGGCCACTCGCGGCTCGGGGTTCCAGTTCTGCCCGCGAAGTTCGTTTCCGTCCGCGCCCGGCGCTCGGAAAGCTGTGCCCGTCTGCCCCGCGCGGAGCCCCGGGAGGGTCCGCAGGCGCCCTTCGAGGCCCCCTGCCTGCTCGGCCCCCTGCTTGCTCGGCCCCCGGCTGCAGCCACGCCGCCCCGCGGCTCGCGCGCCGTCCGCTCCTGCTCCTCTtcctgccccgccctgcccccatgGAGGCCTGGCTCCCTCGGCGCCCGGTCTGGTCCCCGACACCGCGTGGACGGAGACCAGGACTCCGTTCTGTGTTCCGCAGCCGTTGAGCGGGCGTTTGCGTTGGAGCGCCTCCCCCAGGCAGCGAGTGTCAGGCCGGGCTGCCCTGCTAGCCCCCTGCTCCGCCCCGAGGATGGCACCATCAGAGCCCTCCCACGGTGGATCTTAGGGATGAGGGGTGCTGCCGTTTGTATCCTCATTTTCCCAGTGAGAATAGAGAGGTTCGGTAGGCGAGGAAGCAGCCACCCAGACCCCGGCCCGCTCACCCGCACTCCTgcctggcagggagagggaaaagtagCAGCCTGCCCCCGCTCACCCCAGCTTCTTccagagggcaggaagggtggCAG CTTCCTTGACCTCCCTGACCATCACGTCCTCGGCAACCTGGAGTCCAGGCGGGGGAGCACCTACACAACTTGGGGGCCAAAAGGAAATGCTGTTGATGCTTATACCGGAGCAACAG GCTCCCAGAGGCTGGATACACATGCCACCACCTCCCTGAAGCCCCCCATGGGGGCTGGCGTCAGCTGCTCTTTCCAGAGGGCAAGATTGTTAGTTCCTCATCATGACCGGAGCTGTAGTCACGCGACCCCGAGCACACAGGACACAGGGCTGCAGGCTTGCCAGGACGATGGGCAGAGCCTATGCCAGAGAACCCGGCTGTCCTTTCCATCATTGCAGCACCCTGTCACACTGCGTTTTCAGGATCACGAGAGTCAGCCTCTCCCAGGAGCCTGCGTTGTCCAGGGAGGACTGGCACCGAGCGCCCAGAgggggctgagctga
- the LOC122232923 gene encoding uncharacterized protein LOC122232923 isoform X6 → MRRPPRRATRAHLAAARRLPGYGHSRLGVPVLPAKFVSVRARRSESCARLPRAEPREGPQAPFEAPCLLGPLLARPPAAATPPRGSRAVRSCSSSCPALPPWRPGSLGARSGPRHRVDGDQDSVLCSAAVERAFALERLPQAASVRPGCPASPLLRPEDGTIRALPRWILGMRGAAVCILIFPVRIERFASLTSLTITSSATWSPGGGAPTQLGGQKEMLLMLIPEQQAPRGWIHMPPPP, encoded by the exons ATGCGCCGGCCTCCGCGGCGGGCTACGCGTGCGCACCTCGCGGCGGCTCGCCGGTTGCCTGGTTACGGCCACTCGCGGCTCGGGGTTCCAGTTCTGCCCGCGAAGTTCGTTTCCGTCCGCGCCCGGCGCTCGGAAAGCTGTGCCCGTCTGCCCCGCGCGGAGCCCCGGGAGGGTCCGCAGGCGCCCTTCGAGGCCCCCTGCCTGCTCGGCCCCCTGCTTGCTCGGCCCCCGGCTGCAGCCACGCCGCCCCGCGGCTCGCGCGCCGTCCGCTCCTGCTCCTCTtcctgccccgccctgcccccatgGAGGCCTGGCTCCCTCGGCGCCCGGTCTGGTCCCCGACACCGCGTGGACGGAGACCAGGACTCCGTTCTGTGTTCCGCAGCCGTTGAGCGGGCGTTTGCGTTGGAGCGCCTCCCCCAGGCAGCGAGTGTCAGGCCGGGCTGCCCTGCTAGCCCCCTGCTCCGCCCCGAGGATGGCACCATCAGAGCCCTCCCACGGTGGATCTTAGGGATGAGGGGTGCTGCCGTTTGTATCCTCATTTTCCCAGTGAGAATAGAGAGGTTCG CTTCCTTGACCTCCCTGACCATCACGTCCTCGGCAACCTGGAGTCCAGGCGGGGGAGCACCTACACAACTTGGGGGCCAAAAGGAAATGCTGTTGATGCTTATACCGGAGCAACAG GCTCCCAGAGGCTGGATACACATGCCACCACCTCCCTGA
- the LOC122232923 gene encoding uncharacterized protein LOC122232923 isoform X4, which translates to MRRPPRRATRAHLAAARRLPGYGHSRLGVPVLPAKFVSVRARRSESCARLPRAEPREGPQAPFEAPCLLGPLLARPPAAATPPRGSRAVRSCSSSCPALPPWRPGSLGARSGPRHRVDGDQDSVLCSAAVERAFALERLPQAASVRPGCPASPLLRPEDGTIRALPRWILGMRGAAVFLGNLESRRGSTYTTWGPKGNAVDAYTGATGSQRLDTHATTSLKPPMGAGVSCSFQRARLLVPHHDRSCSHATPSTQDTGLQACQDDGQSLCQRTRLSFPSLQHPVTLRFQDHESQPLPGACVVQGGLAPSAQRGLS; encoded by the exons ATGCGCCGGCCTCCGCGGCGGGCTACGCGTGCGCACCTCGCGGCGGCTCGCCGGTTGCCTGGTTACGGCCACTCGCGGCTCGGGGTTCCAGTTCTGCCCGCGAAGTTCGTTTCCGTCCGCGCCCGGCGCTCGGAAAGCTGTGCCCGTCTGCCCCGCGCGGAGCCCCGGGAGGGTCCGCAGGCGCCCTTCGAGGCCCCCTGCCTGCTCGGCCCCCTGCTTGCTCGGCCCCCGGCTGCAGCCACGCCGCCCCGCGGCTCGCGCGCCGTCCGCTCCTGCTCCTCTtcctgccccgccctgcccccatgGAGGCCTGGCTCCCTCGGCGCCCGGTCTGGTCCCCGACACCGCGTGGACGGAGACCAGGACTCCGTTCTGTGTTCCGCAGCCGTTGAGCGGGCGTTTGCGTTGGAGCGCCTCCCCCAGGCAGCGAGTGTCAGGCCGGGCTGCCCTGCTAGCCCCCTGCTCCGCCCCGAGGATGGCACCATCAGAGCCCTCCCACGGTGGATCTTAGGGATGAGGGGTGCTGCCGTTT TCCTCGGCAACCTGGAGTCCAGGCGGGGGAGCACCTACACAACTTGGGGGCCAAAAGGAAATGCTGTTGATGCTTATACCGGAGCAACAG GCTCCCAGAGGCTGGATACACATGCCACCACCTCCCTGAAGCCCCCCATGGGGGCTGGCGTCAGCTGCTCTTTCCAGAGGGCAAGATTGTTAGTTCCTCATCATGACCGGAGCTGTAGTCACGCGACCCCGAGCACACAGGACACAGGGCTGCAGGCTTGCCAGGACGATGGGCAGAGCCTATGCCAGAGAACCCGGCTGTCCTTTCCATCATTGCAGCACCCTGTCACACTGCGTTTTCAGGATCACGAGAGTCAGCCTCTCCCAGGAGCCTGCGTTGTCCAGGGAGGACTGGCACCGAGCGCCCAGAgggggctgagctga
- the LOC122232923 gene encoding uncharacterized protein LOC122232923 isoform X5 — MRRPPRRATRAHLAAARRLPGYGHSRLGVPVLPAKFVSVRARRSESCARLPRAEPREGPQAPFEAPCLLGPLLARPPAAATPPRGSRAVRSCSSSCPALPPWRPGSLGARSGPRHRVDGDQDSVLCSAAVERAFALERLPQAASVRPGCPASPLLRPEDGTIRALPRWILGMRGAAVCILIFPVRIERFGSQRLDTHATTSLKPPMGAGVSCSFQRARLLVPHHDRSCSHATPSTQDTGLQACQDDGQSLCQRTRLSFPSLQHPVTLRFQDHESQPLPGACVVQGGLAPSAQRGLS, encoded by the exons ATGCGCCGGCCTCCGCGGCGGGCTACGCGTGCGCACCTCGCGGCGGCTCGCCGGTTGCCTGGTTACGGCCACTCGCGGCTCGGGGTTCCAGTTCTGCCCGCGAAGTTCGTTTCCGTCCGCGCCCGGCGCTCGGAAAGCTGTGCCCGTCTGCCCCGCGCGGAGCCCCGGGAGGGTCCGCAGGCGCCCTTCGAGGCCCCCTGCCTGCTCGGCCCCCTGCTTGCTCGGCCCCCGGCTGCAGCCACGCCGCCCCGCGGCTCGCGCGCCGTCCGCTCCTGCTCCTCTtcctgccccgccctgcccccatgGAGGCCTGGCTCCCTCGGCGCCCGGTCTGGTCCCCGACACCGCGTGGACGGAGACCAGGACTCCGTTCTGTGTTCCGCAGCCGTTGAGCGGGCGTTTGCGTTGGAGCGCCTCCCCCAGGCAGCGAGTGTCAGGCCGGGCTGCCCTGCTAGCCCCCTGCTCCGCCCCGAGGATGGCACCATCAGAGCCCTCCCACGGTGGATCTTAGGGATGAGGGGTGCTGCCGTTTGTATCCTCATTTTCCCAGTGAGAATAGAGAGGTTCG GCTCCCAGAGGCTGGATACACATGCCACCACCTCCCTGAAGCCCCCCATGGGGGCTGGCGTCAGCTGCTCTTTCCAGAGGGCAAGATTGTTAGTTCCTCATCATGACCGGAGCTGTAGTCACGCGACCCCGAGCACACAGGACACAGGGCTGCAGGCTTGCCAGGACGATGGGCAGAGCCTATGCCAGAGAACCCGGCTGTCCTTTCCATCATTGCAGCACCCTGTCACACTGCGTTTTCAGGATCACGAGAGTCAGCCTCTCCCAGGAGCCTGCGTTGTCCAGGGAGGACTGGCACCGAGCGCCCAGAgggggctgagctga
- the LOC122232923 gene encoding uncharacterized protein LOC122232923 isoform X2, which translates to MRRPPRRATRAHLAAARRLPGYGHSRLGVPVLPAKFVSVRARRSESCARLPRAEPREGPQAPFEAPCLLGPLLARPPAAATPPRGSRAVRSCSSSCPALPPWRPGSLGARSGPRHRVDGDQDSVLCSAAVERAFALERLPQAASVRPGCPASPLLRPEDGTIRALPRWILGMRGAAVCILIFPVRIESFLDLPDHHVLGNLESRRGSTYTTWGPKGNAVDAYTGATGSQRLDTHATTSLKPPMGAGVSCSFQRARLLVPHHDRSCSHATPSTQDTGLQACQDDGQSLCQRTRLSFPSLQHPVTLRFQDHESQPLPGACVVQGGLAPSAQRGLS; encoded by the exons ATGCGCCGGCCTCCGCGGCGGGCTACGCGTGCGCACCTCGCGGCGGCTCGCCGGTTGCCTGGTTACGGCCACTCGCGGCTCGGGGTTCCAGTTCTGCCCGCGAAGTTCGTTTCCGTCCGCGCCCGGCGCTCGGAAAGCTGTGCCCGTCTGCCCCGCGCGGAGCCCCGGGAGGGTCCGCAGGCGCCCTTCGAGGCCCCCTGCCTGCTCGGCCCCCTGCTTGCTCGGCCCCCGGCTGCAGCCACGCCGCCCCGCGGCTCGCGCGCCGTCCGCTCCTGCTCCTCTtcctgccccgccctgcccccatgGAGGCCTGGCTCCCTCGGCGCCCGGTCTGGTCCCCGACACCGCGTGGACGGAGACCAGGACTCCGTTCTGTGTTCCGCAGCCGTTGAGCGGGCGTTTGCGTTGGAGCGCCTCCCCCAGGCAGCGAGTGTCAGGCCGGGCTGCCCTGCTAGCCCCCTGCTCCGCCCCGAGGATGGCACCATCAGAGCCCTCCCACGGTGGATCTTAGGGATGAGGGGTGCTGCCGTTTGTATCCTCATTTTCCCAGTGAGAATAGAGAG CTTCCTTGACCTCCCTGACCATCACGTCCTCGGCAACCTGGAGTCCAGGCGGGGGAGCACCTACACAACTTGGGGGCCAAAAGGAAATGCTGTTGATGCTTATACCGGAGCAACAG GCTCCCAGAGGCTGGATACACATGCCACCACCTCCCTGAAGCCCCCCATGGGGGCTGGCGTCAGCTGCTCTTTCCAGAGGGCAAGATTGTTAGTTCCTCATCATGACCGGAGCTGTAGTCACGCGACCCCGAGCACACAGGACACAGGGCTGCAGGCTTGCCAGGACGATGGGCAGAGCCTATGCCAGAGAACCCGGCTGTCCTTTCCATCATTGCAGCACCCTGTCACACTGCGTTTTCAGGATCACGAGAGTCAGCCTCTCCCAGGAGCCTGCGTTGTCCAGGGAGGACTGGCACCGAGCGCCCAGAgggggctgagctga